Proteins encoded by one window of Puntigrus tetrazona isolate hp1 chromosome 25, ASM1883169v1, whole genome shotgun sequence:
- the ptprz1a gene encoding receptor-type tyrosine-protein phosphatase zeta isoform X3 yields MEALATRCALFLAQIALFSNTVDVSEAYGYRSQKKLSENIDWSYAGTLNQNNWAKKYPSCNNAKQSPINIEESLAQVKIQFQKLRLEGWAEKTSDSTTVKNDGKTVAIDVGGDFFVSGGGLRSKFKVGRITFHWGLCNASSDGSEHGLNDKKFPLEMQIYCYEADVFSGLDEALSAGGRITALAVLFEISTEDNENYMAIIDAVNSVSRYGKSGPISPFTLQDLLPNSIEKYFIYNGSLTTPPCSETVEWIIFKNTVTISDVQLEMFCEVMTMQQAGYVMLMDYLQSNYREQQEQFMGQVFSSYTGVEEVHTPICSSEPENVQANPHNHTSMLVIWERPRAVYDSSIERYSVTYRPTQGDDESALEYLTDGDQDVGAIIQDLLANTSYMVQVVAVCTNGLYGRVSDQLSVDMPLDDPETDNDSNSFEYDEEEDYHINPFLIRPGTNQLPYPFQTTTTGPRATTTQRSMHPIFKTTPRTHERRFPIEDSQKTHDHYFPAVYTDKPTLKYTDQPTIHATITTSFVVDVHTTRPGDSSIVAGVSSESDGQSNTFTHFPTSINPETSVTPETSRTLEASFTPETRRTLETSVTPETSRTLETSFTPETSRTLETSFTPETSGTLEKGFTPETSGTLETSLTPETSGTLEASVTPETSGTLEASVTPETSGTLEASVTPETSGTLEASVTSETIRTLETSVTLEANLTPKTSRTLEVSVTPETSRNAETSVTLKTSVISPSIDIVDVEKVTQPITESHSYVESSVTVAPLPEIPMESTSSTFPPEVPLWPTTASLPAAFSTVLSQTTQPVFNGESASYAPSVFDTLSYLHASPVSPYSLSSVLSEPIPDWDIPYTVSMLVYGGAQSITPSPSYPTLFLTGSVSYLDMEPVSSGDCNDDDGDDDILSGSISADPQCRSTLQTLPEVTASVVSMQPSSEHDLFESLSIVSTLSKLAHLQPSVPVSSGYSLMKTTLGSDSSLSAGISSVAQIATGQSQGVLASVRSSTIASTSTPEFIFIPTPVVPPTVAPTSAPESISVIAPVVPPTVAVSSAPNSSSMPTHSADGQLENSASGWALDLDWGQSSASGDGSIVPYITTATPTEVPPNETDDGNEEHSSSFYFEGENGTDSESTELKVALRPSPSWTLRGSGEEESGSGENLTDNETSSDFSIPERTERDSEEEPVEDAGNSSHESRVGLASSIERQKKAVIPLAVVSILTFLGLVVLIGIFIYWRKCFQTAHFYIEDSTSPRVISSSPLLSPAGEHEPQPVKQFVKHVAELHNTNSFSREFEILKEYFEEVQTCTVDLGTTTDCSSHPDNKNKNRYVNILAYDHSRVRLAPLHDKDGRSGGDYINANYVDGFNKPKAYIASQGPLKSSTVDFWRMVWEQNVGVIVMITNLVEKGRRKCDQYWPLENQEEYGCFLVTVKSTKVLAYYTQRTFAIRNTSIKKGSQRGHSNERTVIHYHYTQWPDMGVPEYVLPVLSFVYKSSRAQTEHMGPMIVHCSAGVGRTGTYIVLDGMLKQIKAQGTVNIMGFLKHIRTQRNYLVQTEEQYIFTHDALVEAILSQETEVPSSHIHQYVNNLLTPGASCKTRLEKQFKLVCQSNAKQSDFSSALSDCNRMKNRSCSLIPVEKSRVCLSTSARETSDYINASYVTGYRQSKEFIITQNPLPSTVKDLWRMVWDHNAQVIVSLLDASSTTEDSEPIIFWPARDQPVSYETFSVSLKGEGHVCLSNEDMLIVQEYILEATQDDFVLEVKHYRAPRWPNPDSPISNVFELINIIQKESGSKDGPMVVHDEDGGVTAGTFCVLFTLLQQLEAESALNVYMMAKMTNLMRPGVFTDIDQYQFLYKAILSLVSTQDDERALQSSDNNGTVPGGISSAAESLESLV; encoded by the exons GAACTCTAAACCAAAATAACTGGGCAAAGAAATACCCGTCATGCAACAACGCCAAACAATCACCAATAAACATCGAGGAGAGCCTGGCGCAGGTCAAAATTCAGTTCCAGAAGCTGAGATTAGAGGGATGGGCGGAAAAGACATCAGACTCCACTACAGTAAAGAATGATGGGAAAACAG TGGCTATTGATGTGGGAGGAGATTTTTTTGTGAGTGGAGGGGGTCTCAGATCCAAGTTTAAAGTGGGACGTATCACTTTCCACTGGGGCCTGTGCAACGCCTCTTCTGACGGGTCGGAGCATGGCCTCAATGATAAAAAATTCCCCCTAGAG ATGCAGATATACTGTTACGAGGCAGATGTTTTCAGTGGCCTCGATGAGGCCCTCAGCGCAGGAGGAAGGATCACAGCGTTGGCCGTGCTGTTTGAG ATAAGCACTGAGGATAATGAAAACTACATGGCCATTATTGATGCAGTCAACAGTGTCAGCCGTTATG GAAAGAGCGGCCCCATCTCTCCGTTCACCTTGCAGGATCTCCTGCCCAACTCCATAGAGAAGTACTTCATCTATAACGGCTCTCTGACCACCCCACCCTGCTCTGAGACCGTGGAGTGGATTATCTTCAAAAACACAGTGACCATCTCAGACGTTCAG CTGGAGATGTTCTGTGAGGTGATGACCATGCAGCAGGCTGGATATGTCATGCTTATGGACTACCTGCAGAGTAACTACAGAGAGCAGCAGGAGCAATTTATGGGACAAGTCTTCTCATCCTACACCGGCGTCGAGGAGGTCCACACTCCTA TTTGTAGTTCCGAGCCAGAGAATGTGCAAGCCAACCCTCATAATCACACCAGTATGCTTGTGATCTGGGAGAGGCCGCGGGCTGTTTATGATTCGAGCATAGAGAGATACTCCGTCACCTACCGACCAACCCAGGGTGATGATGAATCGGCCTTGGAGTACTTGACTGACGGAGACCAGGATGTG GGGGCAATTATTCAAGACCTATTGGCCAACACTAGTTACATGGTGCAGGTAGTTGCTGTGTGCACCAACGGTCTGTATGGCAGAGTGAGTGACCAGCTGAGCGTGGACATGCCCCTGGATGATCCTG AAACAGACAATGACTCCAACTCATTTGAGTATGATGAAGAG GAAGACTATCACATCAATCCATTTTTGATCAGACCTGGCACAAATCAGCTTCCATATCCTTTCCAAACCACTACCACTGGTCCGAGAGCTACTACAACACAGCGCTCGATGCATCCAATCTTTAAGACGACACCAAGGACTCATGAAAGAAGATTCCCGATAGAAGACTCCCAGAAGACTCATGATCATTATTTTCCAGCAGTATACACAGATAAACCTACTTTGAAATACACAGACCAACCTACTATCCATGCAACAATAACTACCAGTTTTGTTGTTGATGTACATACCACTAGACCAGGTGATTCTAGCATTGTAGCAGGTGTATCTTCAGAGTCTGATGGCCAAAGTAATACCTTCACACATTTTCCAACAAGCATCAACCCTGAAACAAGTGTTACCCCAGAAACAAGCAGAACACTTGAAGCAAGTTTTACCCCAGAAACACGTAGAACACTTGAAACAAGTGTTACCCCAGAAACAAGTAGAACACTTGAAACAAGTTTTACCCCAGAAACAAGTAGAACACTTGAAACAAGTTTTACCCCAGAAACAAGCGGAACACTTGAAAAAGGTTTTACCCCAGAAACAAGCGGAACACTTGAAACAAGTCTTACCCCAGAAACAAGCGGAACACTTGAAGCAAGTGTTACCCCAGAAACAAGCGGAACACTTGAAGCAAGTGTTACCCCAGAAACAAGCGGAACACTTGAAGCAAGTGTTACCCCAGAAACAAGCGGAACACTTGAAGCAAGTGTTACCTCTGAAACCATCAGAACCCTTGAAACAAGTGTAACCCTTGAAGCAAACCTTACCCCTAAAACAAGCAGAACTCTTGAAGTAAGTGTTACCCCTGAAACAAGTAGAAACGCTGAAACAAGCGTAACCCTTAAAACATCTGTAATTTCACCTTCGATAGACATTGTGGACGTTGAGAAAGTGACTCAACCTATAACCGAGTCACACAGCTATGTGGAGAGTTCAGTGACTGTAGCCCCATTACCTGAAATCCCAATGGAATCAACTTCCTCTACCTTCCCCCCAGAGGTCCCTCTGTGGCCTACAACTGCTAGCTTGCCTGCTGCTTTCAGCACTGTTCTGTCGCAGACCACCCAGCCGGTGTTTAATGGTGAGAGTGCCTCGTATGCCCCCTCTGTATTTGACACTTTGTCCTACTTGCATGCAAGTCCTGTGTCCCCCTATTCCTTAAGCAGTGTTTTGTCTGAGCCCATCCCTGACTGGGACATCCCGTACACTGTTTCCATGCTGGTGTACGGTGGTGCACAGTCGATTACCCCTTCCCCTTCCTACCCTACCCTATTCCTCACTGGCTCTGTGTCTTATTTAGACATGGAGCCTGTCTCTAGTGGTGATtgtaatgatgatgatggtgatgatgatatTTTGTCTGGGTCCATTTCCGCTGACCCTCAGTGTAGAAGTACCCTTCAAACGTTACCAGAGGTGACTGCTTCTGTGGTCTCCATGCAGCCAAGCTCTGAACATGACCTCTTTGAGTCCCTCAGTATTGTTTCCACTCTGAGCAAACTTGCACATCTCCAGCCTTCAGTTCCTGTTTCTAGCGGCTACTCTCTGATGAAGACAACCCTTGGCTCTGACTCTTCTCTCTCAG CCGGCATCAGCAGTGTTGCACAAATAGCAACAGGACAGTCCCAGGGAGTACTTGCTTCTGTAAGGTCATCAACTATTGCGTCCACCTCTACTCCAGAATTCATATTTATACCTACTCCTGTGGTGCCTCCAACTGTTGCACCTACCTCTGCCCCAGAATCCATCTCAGTGATTGCTCCTGTGGTGCCCCCAACCGTTGCAGTTTCCTCTGCTCCAAATTCTAGTTCCATGCCTACACACTCTGCAGATGGACAACTAGAGAACAGTGCCTCAGGCTGGGCTCTTGACTTAGATTGGGGACAAAGTTCTGCATCAGGAGATGGGAGCATCGTCCCATACATCACTACTGCCACTCCTACAGAGGTGCCTCCTAATGAGACAGACGATGGGAACGAGGAACACTCTTCCTCCTTCTACTTTGAGGGTGAGAATGGGACAGATAGTGAATCTACAGAGTTGAAAGTCGCTCTGCGCCCCAGCCCGTCTTGGACTCTAAGAGGAAGTGGGGAAGAGGAGAGTGGATCAGGTGAAAACCTCACAGATAACGAGACATCTTCAGACTTCAGTATTCCTGAGCGCACTGAGAGGGATTCAGAGGAGGAACCAGTGGAAG ATGCCGGTAACAGCAGTCATGAGTCGCGGGTGGGCCTAGCTAGCAGCATAGAGCGCCAGAAGAAGGCTGTGATTCCTCTGGCTGTGGTCTCCATCCTCACTTTCCTGGGTCTCGTTGTTTTGATTGGCATTTTTATCTACTGGAG GAAATGTTTTCAGACTGCTCATTTCTACATTGAAGACAGCACATCACCCAGGGTTATATCCTCCTCGCCGTTGCTGAGCCCTGCAG GTGAACATGAACCCCAGCCAGTAAAGCAATTTGTAAAGCACGTGGCTGAGCTTCACAACACCAACTCATTTTCTAGAGAGTTTGAG ATATTGAAAGAGTATTTTGAG gaagtTCAGACGTGCACCGTGGACCTCGGAACAACAACAGACTGTTCCAGCCATCCAGACAATAAGAACAAGAACCGATACGTCAACATATTAGCCT ATGATCACAGCAGAGTGCGCCTCGCACCCCTACATGACAAAGATGGGAGAAGCGGAGGCGACTATATAAACGCCAACTACGTCGAT GGTTTTAACAAACCGAAAGCCTACATTGCATCACAAGGGCCCTTAAAGTCCAGCACAGTGGATTTCTGGCGGATGGTGTGGGAGCAGAATGTGGGAGTGATTGTTATGATCACAAACCTGGTGGAGAAAGGAAGG AGAAAGTGTGACCAGTACTGGCCTCTGGAGAACCAGGAAGAGTATGGATGTTTCTTGGTTACTGTTAAGAGCACAAAAGTCCTCGCTTATTACACCCAGAGAACCTTCGCCATTAGAAACACCAGTATAAAGAAG GGTTCTCAAAGAGGTCATAGTAACGAGAGGACGGTAATACATTATCATTACACACAATGGCCAGACATGGGAGTACCTGAGTACGTCTTGCCTGTGCTTTCATTCGTCTACAAGTCCTCTAGAGCCCAAACTGAGCACATGGGGCCGATGATTGTACACTGCAG tgCTGGAGTGGGCCGAACAGGGACCTACATAGTGTTGGATGGTATGTTGAAACAGATTAAAGCACAGGGGACAGTCAACATTATGGGTTTCCTCAAACACATTCGTACACAACGAAACTACCTAGTTCAAACAGAG GAGCAATACATCTTTACCCATGATGCTCTAGTAGAGGCCATTTTAAGTCAAGAGACAGAGGTGCCATCAAGCCATATTCATCAGTATGTTAACAACCTCCTGACACCAGGGGCCTCATGCAAGACACGTCTGGAAAAACAGTTTAAA CTGGTGTGCCAGTCCAATGCCAAACAGAGTGATTTCAGCAGTGCCCTGAGTGACTGCAACAGGATGAAGAACAGGAGCTGCTCTCTGAttcctg TGGAGAAATCCAGAGTGTGTTTGTCCACATCAGCAAGAGAGACGTCAGACTACATCAACGCCTCGTATGTCACG GGTTATCGGCAGAGCAAAGAGTTCATCATTACCCAGAATCCTTTGCCCAGCACAGTGAAGGACTTGTGGAGGATGGTGTGGGATCACAACGCCCAGGTTATTGTTTCACTGCTGGACGCGAGCAGCACg ACAGAAGACAGCGAGCCAATCATATTCTGGCCTGCGAGAGATCAGCCAGTCAGCTACGAGACATTTTCCGTTTCGTTAAAAGGGGAGGGCCATGTGTGTCTGTCCAATGAAGATATGTTGATAGTGCAGGAGTACATCCTCGAGGCCACGCAG gatgaCTTTGTTCTAGAAGTGAAGCATTACCGGGCTCCACGCTGGCCCAACCCAGACAGTCCCATCAGTAACGTCTTTGAGCTGATCAACATCATCCAAAAAGAGTCCGGCTCCAAAGATGGACCTATGGTCGTTCATGACGA agaTGGCGGTGTGACTGCTGGAACCTTCTGTGTGCTGTTCACTCTGCTGCAACAGCTTGAGGCCGAGAGCGCTCTGAACGTCTACATGATGGCCAAGATGACCAACCTCATGAGGCCTGGAGTCTTCACTGACATC GATCAGTATCAGTTCCTCTACAAAGCCATTCTGAGTTTGGTCAGCACCCAAGACGACGAGCGGGCGCTTCAGTCCTCGGATAACAACGGCACGGTCCCAGGAGGCATCTCGAGTGCGGCCGAGAGTCTGGAATCCTTGGTGTAA
- the ptprz1a gene encoding receptor-type tyrosine-protein phosphatase zeta isoform X4 — MEALATRCALFLAQIALFSNTVDVSEAYGYRSQKKLSENIDWSYAGTLNQNNWAKKYPSCNNAKQSPINIEESLAQVKIQFQKLRLEGWAEKTSDSTTVKNDGKTVAIDVGGDFFVSGGGLRSKFKVGRITFHWGLCNASSDGSEHGLNDKKFPLEMQIYCYEADVFSGLDEALSAGGRITALAVLFEISTEDNENYMAIIDAVNSVSRYGKSGPISPFTLQDLLPNSIEKYFIYNGSLTTPPCSETVEWIIFKNTVTISDVQLEMFCEVMTMQQAGYVMLMDYLQSNYREQQEQFMGQVFSSYTGVEEVHTPICSSEPENVQANPHNHTSMLVIWERPRAVYDSSIERYSVTYRPTQGDDESALEYLTDGDQDVGAIIQDLLANTSYMVQVVAVCTNGLYGRVSDQLSVDMPLDDPETDNDSNSFEYDEEEDYHINPFLIRPGTNQLPYPFQTTTTGPRATTTQRSMHPIFKTTPRTHERRFPIEDSQKTHDHYFPAVYTDKPTLKYTDQPTIHATITTSFVVDVHTTRPGDSSIVAGVSSESDGQSNTFTHFPTSINPETSVTPETSRTLEASFTPETRRTLETSVTPETSRTLETSFTPETSRTLETSFTPETSGTLEKGFTPETSGTLETSLTPETSGTLEASVTPETSGTLEASVTPETSGTLEASVTPETSGTLEASVTSETIRTLETSVTLEANLTPKTSRTLEVSVTPETSRNAETSVTLKTSVISPSIDIVDVEKVTQPITESHSYVESSVTVAPLPEIPMESTSSTFPPEVPLWPTTASLPAAFSTVLSQTTQPVFNAGISSVAQIATGQSQGVLASVRSSTIASTSTPEFIFIPTPVVPPTVAPTSAPESISVIAPVVPPTVAVSSAPNSSSMPTHSADGQLENSASGWALDLDWGQSSASGDGSIVPYITTATPTEVPPNETDDGNEEHSSSFYFEGENGTDSESTELKVALRPSPSWTLRGSGEEESGSGENLTDNETSSDFSIPERTERDSEEEPVEDAGNSSHESRVGLASSIERQKKAVIPLAVVSILTFLGLVVLIGIFIYWRKCFQTAHFYIEDSTSPRVISSSPLLSPAGEHEPQPVKQFVKHVAELHNTNSFSREFEILKEYFEEVQTCTVDLGTTTDCSSHPDNKNKNRYVNILAYDHSRVRLAPLHDKDGRSGGDYINANYVDGFNKPKAYIASQGPLKSSTVDFWRMVWEQNVGVIVMITNLVEKGRRKCDQYWPLENQEEYGCFLVTVKSTKVLAYYTQRTFAIRNTSIKKGSQRGHSNERTVIHYHYTQWPDMGVPEYVLPVLSFVYKSSRAQTEHMGPMIVHCSAGVGRTGTYIVLDGMLKQIKAQGTVNIMGFLKHIRTQRNYLVQTEEQYIFTHDALVEAILSQETEVPSSHIHQYVNNLLTPGASCKTRLEKQFKLVCQSNAKQSDFSSALSDCNRMKNRSCSLIPVEKSRVCLSTSARETSDYINASYVTGYRQSKEFIITQNPLPSTVKDLWRMVWDHNAQVIVSLLDASSTTEDSEPIIFWPARDQPVSYETFSVSLKGEGHVCLSNEDMLIVQEYILEATQDDFVLEVKHYRAPRWPNPDSPISNVFELINIIQKESGSKDGPMVVHDEDGGVTAGTFCVLFTLLQQLEAESALNVYMMAKMTNLMRPGVFTDIDQYQFLYKAILSLVSTQDDERALQSSDNNGTVPGGISSAAESLESLV, encoded by the exons GAACTCTAAACCAAAATAACTGGGCAAAGAAATACCCGTCATGCAACAACGCCAAACAATCACCAATAAACATCGAGGAGAGCCTGGCGCAGGTCAAAATTCAGTTCCAGAAGCTGAGATTAGAGGGATGGGCGGAAAAGACATCAGACTCCACTACAGTAAAGAATGATGGGAAAACAG TGGCTATTGATGTGGGAGGAGATTTTTTTGTGAGTGGAGGGGGTCTCAGATCCAAGTTTAAAGTGGGACGTATCACTTTCCACTGGGGCCTGTGCAACGCCTCTTCTGACGGGTCGGAGCATGGCCTCAATGATAAAAAATTCCCCCTAGAG ATGCAGATATACTGTTACGAGGCAGATGTTTTCAGTGGCCTCGATGAGGCCCTCAGCGCAGGAGGAAGGATCACAGCGTTGGCCGTGCTGTTTGAG ATAAGCACTGAGGATAATGAAAACTACATGGCCATTATTGATGCAGTCAACAGTGTCAGCCGTTATG GAAAGAGCGGCCCCATCTCTCCGTTCACCTTGCAGGATCTCCTGCCCAACTCCATAGAGAAGTACTTCATCTATAACGGCTCTCTGACCACCCCACCCTGCTCTGAGACCGTGGAGTGGATTATCTTCAAAAACACAGTGACCATCTCAGACGTTCAG CTGGAGATGTTCTGTGAGGTGATGACCATGCAGCAGGCTGGATATGTCATGCTTATGGACTACCTGCAGAGTAACTACAGAGAGCAGCAGGAGCAATTTATGGGACAAGTCTTCTCATCCTACACCGGCGTCGAGGAGGTCCACACTCCTA TTTGTAGTTCCGAGCCAGAGAATGTGCAAGCCAACCCTCATAATCACACCAGTATGCTTGTGATCTGGGAGAGGCCGCGGGCTGTTTATGATTCGAGCATAGAGAGATACTCCGTCACCTACCGACCAACCCAGGGTGATGATGAATCGGCCTTGGAGTACTTGACTGACGGAGACCAGGATGTG GGGGCAATTATTCAAGACCTATTGGCCAACACTAGTTACATGGTGCAGGTAGTTGCTGTGTGCACCAACGGTCTGTATGGCAGAGTGAGTGACCAGCTGAGCGTGGACATGCCCCTGGATGATCCTG AAACAGACAATGACTCCAACTCATTTGAGTATGATGAAGAG GAAGACTATCACATCAATCCATTTTTGATCAGACCTGGCACAAATCAGCTTCCATATCCTTTCCAAACCACTACCACTGGTCCGAGAGCTACTACAACACAGCGCTCGATGCATCCAATCTTTAAGACGACACCAAGGACTCATGAAAGAAGATTCCCGATAGAAGACTCCCAGAAGACTCATGATCATTATTTTCCAGCAGTATACACAGATAAACCTACTTTGAAATACACAGACCAACCTACTATCCATGCAACAATAACTACCAGTTTTGTTGTTGATGTACATACCACTAGACCAGGTGATTCTAGCATTGTAGCAGGTGTATCTTCAGAGTCTGATGGCCAAAGTAATACCTTCACACATTTTCCAACAAGCATCAACCCTGAAACAAGTGTTACCCCAGAAACAAGCAGAACACTTGAAGCAAGTTTTACCCCAGAAACACGTAGAACACTTGAAACAAGTGTTACCCCAGAAACAAGTAGAACACTTGAAACAAGTTTTACCCCAGAAACAAGTAGAACACTTGAAACAAGTTTTACCCCAGAAACAAGCGGAACACTTGAAAAAGGTTTTACCCCAGAAACAAGCGGAACACTTGAAACAAGTCTTACCCCAGAAACAAGCGGAACACTTGAAGCAAGTGTTACCCCAGAAACAAGCGGAACACTTGAAGCAAGTGTTACCCCAGAAACAAGCGGAACACTTGAAGCAAGTGTTACCCCAGAAACAAGCGGAACACTTGAAGCAAGTGTTACCTCTGAAACCATCAGAACCCTTGAAACAAGTGTAACCCTTGAAGCAAACCTTACCCCTAAAACAAGCAGAACTCTTGAAGTAAGTGTTACCCCTGAAACAAGTAGAAACGCTGAAACAAGCGTAACCCTTAAAACATCTGTAATTTCACCTTCGATAGACATTGTGGACGTTGAGAAAGTGACTCAACCTATAACCGAGTCACACAGCTATGTGGAGAGTTCAGTGACTGTAGCCCCATTACCTGAAATCCCAATGGAATCAACTTCCTCTACCTTCCCCCCAGAGGTCCCTCTGTGGCCTACAACTGCTAGCTTGCCTGCTGCTTTCAGCACTGTTCTGTCGCAGACCACCCAGCCGGTGTTTAATG CCGGCATCAGCAGTGTTGCACAAATAGCAACAGGACAGTCCCAGGGAGTACTTGCTTCTGTAAGGTCATCAACTATTGCGTCCACCTCTACTCCAGAATTCATATTTATACCTACTCCTGTGGTGCCTCCAACTGTTGCACCTACCTCTGCCCCAGAATCCATCTCAGTGATTGCTCCTGTGGTGCCCCCAACCGTTGCAGTTTCCTCTGCTCCAAATTCTAGTTCCATGCCTACACACTCTGCAGATGGACAACTAGAGAACAGTGCCTCAGGCTGGGCTCTTGACTTAGATTGGGGACAAAGTTCTGCATCAGGAGATGGGAGCATCGTCCCATACATCACTACTGCCACTCCTACAGAGGTGCCTCCTAATGAGACAGACGATGGGAACGAGGAACACTCTTCCTCCTTCTACTTTGAGGGTGAGAATGGGACAGATAGTGAATCTACAGAGTTGAAAGTCGCTCTGCGCCCCAGCCCGTCTTGGACTCTAAGAGGAAGTGGGGAAGAGGAGAGTGGATCAGGTGAAAACCTCACAGATAACGAGACATCTTCAGACTTCAGTATTCCTGAGCGCACTGAGAGGGATTCAGAGGAGGAACCAGTGGAAG ATGCCGGTAACAGCAGTCATGAGTCGCGGGTGGGCCTAGCTAGCAGCATAGAGCGCCAGAAGAAGGCTGTGATTCCTCTGGCTGTGGTCTCCATCCTCACTTTCCTGGGTCTCGTTGTTTTGATTGGCATTTTTATCTACTGGAG GAAATGTTTTCAGACTGCTCATTTCTACATTGAAGACAGCACATCACCCAGGGTTATATCCTCCTCGCCGTTGCTGAGCCCTGCAG GTGAACATGAACCCCAGCCAGTAAAGCAATTTGTAAAGCACGTGGCTGAGCTTCACAACACCAACTCATTTTCTAGAGAGTTTGAG ATATTGAAAGAGTATTTTGAG gaagtTCAGACGTGCACCGTGGACCTCGGAACAACAACAGACTGTTCCAGCCATCCAGACAATAAGAACAAGAACCGATACGTCAACATATTAGCCT ATGATCACAGCAGAGTGCGCCTCGCACCCCTACATGACAAAGATGGGAGAAGCGGAGGCGACTATATAAACGCCAACTACGTCGAT GGTTTTAACAAACCGAAAGCCTACATTGCATCACAAGGGCCCTTAAAGTCCAGCACAGTGGATTTCTGGCGGATGGTGTGGGAGCAGAATGTGGGAGTGATTGTTATGATCACAAACCTGGTGGAGAAAGGAAGG AGAAAGTGTGACCAGTACTGGCCTCTGGAGAACCAGGAAGAGTATGGATGTTTCTTGGTTACTGTTAAGAGCACAAAAGTCCTCGCTTATTACACCCAGAGAACCTTCGCCATTAGAAACACCAGTATAAAGAAG GGTTCTCAAAGAGGTCATAGTAACGAGAGGACGGTAATACATTATCATTACACACAATGGCCAGACATGGGAGTACCTGAGTACGTCTTGCCTGTGCTTTCATTCGTCTACAAGTCCTCTAGAGCCCAAACTGAGCACATGGGGCCGATGATTGTACACTGCAG tgCTGGAGTGGGCCGAACAGGGACCTACATAGTGTTGGATGGTATGTTGAAACAGATTAAAGCACAGGGGACAGTCAACATTATGGGTTTCCTCAAACACATTCGTACACAACGAAACTACCTAGTTCAAACAGAG GAGCAATACATCTTTACCCATGATGCTCTAGTAGAGGCCATTTTAAGTCAAGAGACAGAGGTGCCATCAAGCCATATTCATCAGTATGTTAACAACCTCCTGACACCAGGGGCCTCATGCAAGACACGTCTGGAAAAACAGTTTAAA CTGGTGTGCCAGTCCAATGCCAAACAGAGTGATTTCAGCAGTGCCCTGAGTGACTGCAACAGGATGAAGAACAGGAGCTGCTCTCTGAttcctg TGGAGAAATCCAGAGTGTGTTTGTCCACATCAGCAAGAGAGACGTCAGACTACATCAACGCCTCGTATGTCACG GGTTATCGGCAGAGCAAAGAGTTCATCATTACCCAGAATCCTTTGCCCAGCACAGTGAAGGACTTGTGGAGGATGGTGTGGGATCACAACGCCCAGGTTATTGTTTCACTGCTGGACGCGAGCAGCACg ACAGAAGACAGCGAGCCAATCATATTCTGGCCTGCGAGAGATCAGCCAGTCAGCTACGAGACATTTTCCGTTTCGTTAAAAGGGGAGGGCCATGTGTGTCTGTCCAATGAAGATATGTTGATAGTGCAGGAGTACATCCTCGAGGCCACGCAG gatgaCTTTGTTCTAGAAGTGAAGCATTACCGGGCTCCACGCTGGCCCAACCCAGACAGTCCCATCAGTAACGTCTTTGAGCTGATCAACATCATCCAAAAAGAGTCCGGCTCCAAAGATGGACCTATGGTCGTTCATGACGA agaTGGCGGTGTGACTGCTGGAACCTTCTGTGTGCTGTTCACTCTGCTGCAACAGCTTGAGGCCGAGAGCGCTCTGAACGTCTACATGATGGCCAAGATGACCAACCTCATGAGGCCTGGAGTCTTCACTGACATC GATCAGTATCAGTTCCTCTACAAAGCCATTCTGAGTTTGGTCAGCACCCAAGACGACGAGCGGGCGCTTCAGTCCTCGGATAACAACGGCACGGTCCCAGGAGGCATCTCGAGTGCGGCCGAGAGTCTGGAATCCTTGGTGTAA